The following are from one region of the Salvia hispanica cultivar TCC Black 2014 chromosome 1, UniMelb_Shisp_WGS_1.0, whole genome shotgun sequence genome:
- the LOC125212106 gene encoding uncharacterized protein LOC125212106 has translation MSGTEREQGEIVMEDAEKSLPTAQQEEAVVKKKYGGMMPKKPPLISKDHERAYFDSADWALGKQGAGKPKGPLEALRPKLQPTQQQTRYRKSPYAPAEGEEGHTPPSEDASANE, from the exons ATGTCAGGTACTGAAAGAGAACAAGGGGAGATTGTCATGGAGGATGCTGAAAAGTCCCTGCCAACAGCACAGCAGGAA GAGGCAGTTGTCAAGAAAAAATATGGAGGAATGATGCCAAAGAAACCACCACTTATTTCTAAG GATCATGAACGGGCCTATTTTGACTCAGCTGATTGGGCATTGGGAAAG CAAGGTGCAGGGAAGCCTAAAGGACCACTTGAGGCTCTCCGGCCAAAGTTACAG CCTACACAACAGCAGACACGTTACCGCAAGTCTCCCTATGCACCAGCAGAAGGTGAAG AAGGACATACACCGCCATCGGAAGATGCAAGTGCAAATGAATGA